The stretch of DNA ATCATCTGAACAAATTCTGCACCACCCAGACCCTGTATTACTATGACGAGTTCTGGAAGAATACCCGACTTCCTGCTATAAGGGATCCAGATGTTCCAGAATCGCCATCACAACAGAAGCCAACTGTGTGTGCGCCCGCTTCTTCAGATTCTACAGCCTCATCAAAGGAATCGTCAACAGGACCACTCCCTTCTGTTAACCCCAAATCCATGCCAAAGACACCTGCTGTTTCGACTATCACACCTGTTGTTGCTGGTGACCAAAACCTTGcatctgaaaatgaaaataaaattctgGGACAGCCAGATCGTCTTCTGAAATCCAGGAGACCAAGGAAGCGTCAGTCTCTGTCAATCTGACGACGTCTTTCTTTTCTGGAAGGCCTGCACTTGCGGGCACGACATCCTCAGGCAGTGATGATTATACAGTAGAAATTACAGCAGGATcagcagaatcatcatcatcatcatcatcatcatcagcagcaggatCGCTAGCAGGATCAGCAGCAGAAAACACAGAACACCAGATTCATGTAACCAGCCAGTCCGTCTTCAGGTCAGCAGGGGAGATAGTATACGCCAACGAGATCACCCAGGTGATCACAGTGGTCTTTGTACTGCAGGTAAGCAGCACGCACCCCAACACGATACAAGTAAATGGTGtccatacaaaagaaaaaaaaaagaaaaaaagggtaccgggtaaaagataagaaaagaaaagagaataaaaaaagaaaacaataactcaTAATATGGTGAAAGATGAAAAatgtacaacaataataatgcagGTTCATTGATAATACTATTGTTATGTGAAATGTagattcatgtgtatgtgtatgtattcgtgcatgtatatgtatgtgtatctatgtTTGGTTTTGCATGATGCATGAGTAAATATAGCGTACAATTATGACTTGTATTAGGTATCATGCATTACTGTATTACTAATTAGCTGGAATGTGTCAGCACATATGATGTTCCATAAATTTAATGGAAGTccgttgagtttcagtttcattttctcaaggaggcgtcattgcattcggaaaaatccatatacgctgcaccacatctgctatgcaaatgtctgacagcagtataaccaaaCTTGCGTGTTAggtcttgagtacatgcatatactCTTGTATaactatcagggtggatttcttttacaaaatgttgccagaggataacactttagTTGTCATGGGTTCTGTTCAGTGCGTCAgaacgactagatgctcagtttgatttttcaaacttgggagaaaggtcgagaacgggattcgaacccagacctttacggacactgtattagcatatagcgtcttaaccattttgtcACCTTGCTTTTTTTTCCGTTGAGTTACACATTAACGCAGCGAAGTGTCATCaattctatgctgatgctaagtaTGTTTATTACTTGTCAAAACATTGTACCTTTGTAAATAACTGATGATAGTGTTTTCGTCTTGACCTTAAAAAGTAAATTGAGCGACTGACAGACAAATCAACTAATTTATTTAAGTGACTGATTCATTCAAACTGATTTCCAGGCCATCATTCTCAAGCTGCCTCAGATCCTGTGGAAAGAGCTTTTGGAGAAAACCGGAAGCAACGTACAGATAATGATCAACCAAGTGATGGACGAACAGTTCGATGATGCTGTCAAACGAGAATCGGCCATTTTCAAGTTCGCTTCCACTCTCCCCAACGCACTGAACGGTGACAGCAGTATGGAGAAGgcgaagggagaagggagagggagggtgggacagAAGCTGTCGACAGCTTTTCAAGGTAAGATATTCTGGCTGTACATGCTGATCAAGCTCATCTACCTGGCGGTTCTGGCCATCCAGGTCTGGCTTCTGTCCACCTTCTTCAGCTTCCACTTCCTGGAGTTCGGGCCTCGCTTCATCAGCAAGAGCCTCCTGAAGCAGGCGACGTCCTACGTCACGGATTTCCGCGAGGTCGTCCTGTGCAGGTTCAGGTCCCCCGTGATGACGGAACTTCCCGATGAAGGGGTGTGGGTCCAGTGCGTGCTGGTGTTCAACCACTTCATGCTGCTGCTGGAGTGGGTCGGGCTGGTGGCGCTGGGTCTCCTCACCATCCTCAACGTCCTGCTGTGGCTCTAACGGCGATGGAGCTTCCGTAGCGACGTGTCTTTCGTTCACAACCTCCTCACTCTAAACCTGCACCCTCTGCCACGTCTGATACCTGCCACTGAGCTGAAAAGAGCGAGGCGGGATggagatgtggatgtggatgtctTCTTCCCGAGCTGCGAGAACGGGGAGAAGAAGAGTTCTTCAAATGCCCAGCTGTAcgacagggagaaggaggaggaggatgtcatGGACGACGTCCGGGTCAGGAGGTTCGTGCGGGACTTTCTGGGCGCGGACGGAGTGTTCCTGGTGCGGATCGTTCAGGTCAACACCAacagggtggtgatgggggagttgGTCAGGGAACTCTACAAGATCTTCCTGCATTGCGATGCCGGAGATGCTTAACTGAGCGTACTGACCCTTCTGCCTTAGAACTCAAATGGCCACCAACTGCCCCACTTTGAGGGGTTCCTGTCATCCTCCcaatccctcacccacccccatcgcctcctcccccctcactgtTGTTTAAATGTTTGCACGGTGTCTCCTTTTATTGAcgtcgtttatctatttatagtctgttcacctaagatgatgatatcagactgaaactTTTTAATGAATCCAATCGATTCGATGTTGTAATGAAGACGATTaataacaatgacagcaacaataaaataCATTTCTGGCATTTTCTTTGACTGAAATATCTATTCTTAACCGCTACGCAGATCGGGGGCTGTGAAATAGATTCGTGTGTCAGTGTCAACGTCaatgtcagtctctttgtctctgcctgccaCTGTTCCATTCTCGTGTTTGTCTTTGCAtgagtatatatttttttctatttcagtaTATCAGTTTGTCGCTGCCTGCCGCTGTTTGCTTCTCTTCTGTTTcggtatattttttttctatcccagtctgtcagtttatctctgtctgtctgtctgcctctctctctgcatgtgtgtgtatgtgtgtgtgtatgtgtgtgtgtgtgtgtgtgtgtgtgtgtgtgtgtgtgtgtgtgtgtgtgtgtgcgtgcgcgcgtgtgagagtgtgtgtgtgtgtgtgtgtgtgtgtgtgtgtgtgtgtgtgtgagcgtgcgcgtgcgtgtgtgtgtgtgtgtgtgtgtgtgtgtgtgtgtgtgtgtacgaatgtctgtgtaggtatgtgtgaCGATGtccttgtgtgagtgtgcatttgaTTAACATACATCACTCATACAGTTCGCTgtctattaaacacacacacacacacacacacacacacacacacacacacacacacaagactcacacagccacacacccacacacccacacacacacacacacacacacacacacacacacacacacgttcacaaaaCCTCTTTAATAATCACTTTAATGTACACTCCTTTATATCGTCTAGTTTTCCTCTCCCGATCGATGTCTCGATTATTACAATGCTTGTATAAATGCCACGCGTTATATGTccacttcttttctctctcactctccctctgttttatttttaaaatgtttttaagaCACTAGTTCGCCCACTTCAAAAGTATGAATCTCGAGAAATATGCACGACTAGTCATAACAAACCAGTTGCCAGAAAGTGTTGACGATCGTTTCGTCATCAGTGACGTACCAGCGCCGGAAAAGTACCACTTCATGACGATAGCTAAGTGTAGTGTATGGTCCTGCAAACGAAAGTAGAACGtaatgtacacaccacacacacacacacacacacacacacacacacacacacacacacacacacacactcacacacacatacacacacacacacactcacacacacacacacacacacacagatacacatccaCGCGGGGAGCATTAATGATGTGAGCCCAATGATACTGGGAGAGCAAGCAGAAAagcagaaaggcagaaagacattCATCAagcagacatgacaagacaagacaggaaagtAGATGGATGGATAGTTCTGTGTGATGTTTATATGTCAAATTaggccttagagagagagagagagagagagagagNNNNNNNNNNNNNNNNNNNNNNNNNNNNNNNNNNNNNNNNNNNNNNNNNNNNNNNNNNNNNNNNNNNNNNNNNNNNNNNNNNNNNNNNNNNNNNNNNNNNgggaagagagagtaaagaagaaaagatgaaatgagagagagagagagagagagagagagagagagagagagagagagaaattgagaattATTTCGTTAGCATTCTTTTAGCGACTAAACCACTGCATGTCACCATTGTACCTGATCTTAATTCCTTCAACTGGACGGAACTATTGCAGAGGGCATGGTGAATCATCTGAACAAATTCTGCACCACCCAGACCCTGTATTACTATGACGAGTTCTGGAAGAATACCCGACTTCCTGCTATAAGGGATCCAGATGTTCCAGAATCGCCATCACAACAGAAGCCAACTGTGTGTGCGCCCGCTTCTTCAGATTCTACAGCCTCATCAAAGGAATCGTCAACAGGACCACTCCCTTCTGTTAACCCCAAATCCATGCCAAAGACACCTGCTGTTTCGACTATCACACCTGTTGTTGCTGGTGACCAAAACCTTGcatctgaaaatgaaaataaaattctgGGACAGCCAGATCGTCTTCTGAAATCCAGGAGACCAAGGAAGCGTCAGTCTCTGTCAATCTGACGACGTCTTTCTTTTCTGGAAGGCCTGCACTTGCGGGCACGACATCCTCAGGCAGTGATGATTATACAGTAGAAATTACAGCAGGATcagcagaatcatcatcatcatcatcatcatcatcagcagcaggatCGCTAGCAGGATCAGCAGCAGAAAACACAGAACACCAGATTCATGTAACCAGCCAGTCCGTCTTCAGGTCAGCAGGGGAGATAGTATACGCCAACGAGATCACCCAGGTGATCACAGTGGTCTTTGTACTGCAGGTAAGCAGCACGCACCCCAACACGATACAAGTAAATGGTGtccatacaaaagaaaaaaaaagaaaaaaagggtaccGGGTAAAAgataagaagagaaaagagaataaaaaaagaaaacaataactcaTAATATGGTGAAAGATGAAAAatgtacaacaataataatgcagGTTCATTGATAATACTATTGTTATGTGAAATGTagattcatgtgtatgtgtatgtattcgtgcatgtatatgtatgtgtatctatgtTTGGTTTTGCATGATGCATGAGTAAATATAGCGTACAATTATGACTTGTATTAGGTATCATGCATTACTGTATTACTAATTAGCTGGAATGTGTCAGCACATATGATGTTCCATAAATTTAATGGAAGTccgttgagtttcagtttcattttctcaaggaggcgtcattgcattcggaaaaatccatatacgctgcaccacatctgctatgcaaatgtctgacagcagtataaccaaaCTTGCGTGTTAggtcttgagtacatgcatacacTCTTGTATaactatcagggtggatttcttttacaaaatgttgccagaggataacactttagTTGTCATGGGTTCTGTTCAGTGCGTCAgaacgactagatgctcagtttgatttttcaaacttgggagaaaggtcgagaacgggattcgaacccagacctttacggacactgtattagcatatagcgtcttaaccattttgtcACCTTGCTTTTTTTTCCGTTGAGTTACACATTAACGCAGCGAAGTGTCATCaattctatgctgatgctaagtaTGTTTATTACTTGTCAAAACATCGTACCTTTGTAAATAACTGATGATAGTGTTTTCGTCTTGACCTTAAAAAGTAAATTGAGCGACTGACAGACGAATCAACTAATTTATTTAAGTGACTGATTCATTCAAACTGATTTCCAGGCCATCATTCTCAAGCTGCCTCAGATCCTGTGGAAAGAGCTTTTGGAGAAAACCGGAAGCAACGTACAGATAATGATCAACCAAGTGATGGACGAACAGTTCGATGATGCTGTCAAACGAGAATCGGTCATTTTCAAGTTCGCTTCCACTCTCCCCAACGCACTGAACGGTGACAGCAGTACGGAGAAGgcgaagggagaagggagacggagagggagggtgggacagAAGCTGTCGACAGCTTTTCAAGGTAAGATATTCTGGCTGTACATGCTGATCAAGCTCATCTACCTGGCGGTTCTGGCCATCCAGGTCTGGCTTCTGTCCACCTTCTTCAGCTTCCACTTCCTGGAGTTCGGGCCTCGCTTCATCAGCAAGAGCCTCCTGAAGCAGGCGACGTCCTACGTCACGGATTTCCGCGAGGTCGTCCTGTGCAGGTTCAGGTCCCCCGTGATGACGGAACTTCCCGAAGAAGGGGTGTGGGTCCAGTGCGTGCTGGTGTTCAACCACTTCCTCCAGAACATGCTGCTGCTGGAGTGGGTCGGGCTTGTGGCGCTGGGTCTCCTCACCATCCTCAACGTCCTGCTGTGGCTCTAACGGCGATGGAGCTTCCGTAGCGACGTGTCTTTCGTTCACAACCTCCTCACTCTAAACCTGCACCCTCTGCCACGTCTGAGACCTGCCACTGAGCTGAAAAGAGCGAGGCGGGATggagatgtggatgtggatgtctTCTTCCCGAGCTGCGAGAACGGGGAGAAGAAGAGTTCTTCAAATGCCCAGCTGTAcgacagggagaaggaggaggaggatgtcatGGACGACGTCCGGGTCAGGAGGTTCGTGCGGGACTTTCTGGGCGCGGACGGAGTGTTCCTGGTGCGGATCGTTCAGGTCAACACCAacagggtggtgatgggggagt from Babylonia areolata isolate BAREFJ2019XMU chromosome 18, ASM4173473v1, whole genome shotgun sequence encodes:
- the LOC143292209 gene encoding innexin unc-7-like encodes the protein MELPARRDGDVDVDVFFPSCENGEKKSSSNAQLYDREKEEEDVMDDVRVRRFVRDFLGADGVFLVRIVQVNTNRVVMGELSVFRSAGEIVYANEITQVITVVFVLQAIILKLPQILWKELLEKTGSNVQIMINQVMDEQFDDAVKRESVIFKFASTLPNALNGDSSTEKAKGEGRRRGRVGQKLSTAFQGKIFWLYMLIKLIYLAVLAIQVWLLSTFFSFHFLEFGPRFISKSLLKQATSYVTDFREVVLCRFRSPVMTELPEEGVWVQCVLVFNHFLQNMLLLEWVGLVALGLLTILNVLLPATELKRARRDGDVDVDVFFPSCENGEKKSSSNAQLYDREKEEEDVMDDVRVRRFVRDFLGADGVFLVRIVQVNTNRVVMGELVRELYKIFLHCDAGDA
- the LOC143292208 gene encoding innexin-5-like; translation: MSLKGGSLVGDSSDKLVPHTFVYVLILFAVIAGLHEYAGTAIDCLPVSKSVFRSAGEIVYANEITQVITVVFVLQAIILKLPQILWKELLEKTGSNVQIMINQVMDEQFDDAVKRESAIFKFASTLPNALNGDSSMEKAKGEGRGRVGQKLSTAFQGKIFWLYMLIKLIYLAVLAIQVWLLSTFFSFHFLEFGPRFISKSLLKQATSYVTDFREVVLCRFRSPVMTELPDEGVWVQCVLVFNHFMLLLEWVGLVALGLLTILNVLLWL